The genomic window TCAAACGCAGGATTTCTTCGATGATTCGGGATGCTTCTTTAGCCCGGGTAAAATTTGCCAGGATGAGGTCAGTCTCCTGGGAACGGGGGATTCTATCAAAATCGGGAGTTCTGCCTGCATCCAATTTAATACAGCGATGGGAGATTATCTCTGAGAGGGAAAGAGATTTTTTTAGTAAAAAAAAATCATATCTTAATTTTCGGATTTTTTCCAAATGTCGTGGATTTTTGAGTTCAAACCGGATATAATCCTCAATAAATTTTAAAGATTCACTGAGACGATTTAAATTGACATCAAGGATTTGCGTCCATTGCACGATTAATTATATCAAAAGCGACTGTCATGTCAAGCGATAGGTGGACTTGGATGCTCGTGATTTTTGATGGGGTGTATCCTACTTATGAATTGGGATTACCAGTTTTGAACAATGTTCAAGCTTACGCTCCATTGACAAAACGACCAAAATCCTTATAATTATCGGGTGTGCCTGATTATTCTCTTTATCCTTAGTGAGTATCAACCCCAGACCTTGGCGGTTCCACCATTTGAACATACCTTTGGTTTTTATCGCGCCTCCAAGTATTACCTCCGTCTCTTCATCGGTCCGAATTTTGATTATAATGACCCTCAAGGCATTACCGCTGTAAAATTAAAAGAACTTGATGACCCCCGGACCAAGCGTGATGACGATGAACTTACAGTCTTTGCCGTAAATTCAGGGTCCGGGCAGATTGTTTATAATATTGGTCTAAAGGAAGTAAGAGTTTATGGGAACGAAAAGATTTTTTCCCAGCCTAAAGGGATTGTGGCTAATGAAGACGGATTGATTGCGCTTGCCGATTTCGGTAACCGACGGGTCGTCAAATTACAATACACCAAAGGTAAATTAGAGATAATAGGTGAGATAAAACTTCCTGGACGCCCATTTGGTGTCAGTTTTGATTCAAAAAATAATCTTTATGTAACCGACTACGATAATTCAAAGATATATGTCTATTCGCCAGAGGATTCATTGATAAAATCCTTTGGCAAGGAAGGACAGGCGTATGGTGAGATATACCATCCGATGGGGATAGCAGTCATCGATGCTGCCGCTCCCCATAATCATTATCGTGATGAGTTTATTGTCATTACTGACAACGATGGTAAACGGGTTTCCCGTTTTGCTACTTCGGGCCGATTTCTAAACTCGGTTTATAGTTTTGAAATCGGCTTCGCTGAGGCAAATTTTCTTTACTGTGCGATTGACTACTTTGGGAATATTTATATCACCGATGAAAAGAATGACCAAATCCATAAGTTTGATCATCAGCTGACTTATATCATCTCCGAAGGTCGGACCGGAACCGGACAGGGCGAATTTCATTCTCCGAGAGGAATTACTATCAATCGGCGCTATGGTCAGGTTTTTATAACTGAGAAAGAAGGTGGACAATATCTCTGGATCGCCATAGATGCTATCTTTGTGGGTTGTTTTCCTAAAGTGTTTACTCAAACACAGCCAGGAACCACACTTGCCCTTTATGTCACGGATGAAGCCCGGATTGATATTGATATCTATGATCAGACAGGTAAGAAAATAGGTAACCTGATTGACGGATTAAAAAAACCCCCTGGGGAAGTGCTTATTGTCTGGGATGGGCGTGACCAAAACGGCAATGTCGTGCCACCGGGTGAGTATGAATTCCGTATCACAGTGCGGGCACGTCATGGCCATGGTACAAGAATAAAAAAATATTTAAGAGGGATAGTGAAATGCATCGCATCATGAGTATAAAAAAATTTTGGTTTCTGGTAATCATCTATAATTTGGTTGGGACAATAGGATTCGCGACCAAATACGCTGGTGAATTTCAGGATCTAATTGTCGGTGGAAGGGTTTGTGGCATGGGTGGAACGGGTGTTGCTCAGGGTAATGATCTGAGCGCCCTGCTTTTGAATCCTGCCCTCTCACCATTCCTGCAACGCTCATTGCAGTTCATGCACGCGGAGAATTTCTCGGGTGTGGTCAAAAATGAATTTGGTGCTTTGGTGATAACCCAGAAAAATCTTGCTTATGGACTTGGTTTCCAGTTAGTCTCGGTAGGTGGTATTAAGTTAACGACTCTTCCTGATACCACCCGACCCCCGGGTTATGATAATCAACCGATCCCTTACGATACCGTTGCCACCCACGATTGGGTATTTTATCTTAATGCTGGTAAAACGAAGAACTTTTTTGCCTACGGATTAAATCTAAAATTTTACTATCGCGACCTCTCTGTGCTAAGGGGGTGGGGAGCAGGAGTGGATGGTGGTCTTAGGTTCGCACTAAAAAATTTCACCTGGGGTATTAGTATCCGGGATATAATCCTCTCACCCATCTATTGGGAGAGTGACAATCGGGAGTATATTGCTTCAAAAATCGCCATCGGAGGAGCTCCGCAGATCCCTCTGGATCAAATAAATTCTGTTTTGATTATCGAAACCGACATCGTCAAAGACCTTGCTCAGGATGACTTTTTCCTCCTCCAGGGTATTGAACTGGCGTTCCGGCAGCGAATATATGGTCGTGTCGGTCGCTATGGTGAGCGTCTCACTGCGGGTGTGGGTTTACGGTATCAGAGATTACTCTTTGACTACGGGCTTATCACCCATAATGATTTAGGTATTTCTAACAAATTCTCACTCCTCGTTCAATTTTAAACCCCAAACGATGCTCAAGGCGGAAATATTTCGGAAACTATTGAATCTTTGGGCAATATTCATTCCGGTTTTATACTACCTTTTGCCCCAGACTTCTGCTCGTTCCCTGCTTTTTACAGTCACCATGATCATCGTAGCAATAGATTTTATCCGCCTTCATGTCAATGGAGTAAAAGAAGGTTTCATTCTTTTCTTTGGTTCTTTTCTCCGCCGCCACGAGTTGACGAACCTTAGTGGTGCAACCTATCTCCTTTTAGGTTGTCTGATTACCGCATTCCTGTTTTCGCGACCGGTGGTGATCGCTGCCTGCACATTTACCATCGTGGGCGATACCTTTGCGGCAATGTTCGGTCAGAATATAAAAGGTCCGAAACTTTTTAAAAAAACATTGATTGGTAGCCTTGCTTATTTCGGTGCCAATGTGTTGATGGTCTTTGTTCTTCATTCTTTGTTAAATATTTCTTTCGCGGTGTTATTTTGGGGTGCACTATGCTCAACATTTTTTGAAGCCTTGCCTTTGCCCTGGGACGATAATTTTTCGGTGCCGATACTCACCGGCATCGCCATGAGTTTGATTATTTAAGAATTCTTAACAAAGAAAATAATAGTATCCCGCAGCCAGCAATGATTGCTCCAATCCAACCCATAAGACATAAGGAGGTGACAATAATTCCAGCCATAAAAACCCCGAGGGCGATATAAAAGAGGGCTTTTTTATAATCAAGGTCTAGCAAATAGGCTAAAAGCGCACCAGTCCAGGCACCAGTCCCGGGGAGAGGGATGGCGACGAATAACATGAGACCGACTTCCTCGTATTTCTCAATCATTGCGCTTTTCCTGCGGGTGCGTGTGAATAACCAATCAAAAAATCTTTTGAATAAAATGAGGCGAGACAAAATATTGGTGATGGGTTTCAAAAAATAAAGGATAAAGGGAACAGGCAGGATGTTGCCCAGGAACGAAATCAAAAATGCCCGGGGCCAGGGAATTTTAAAAAGATTGATTGCCAGAGGCAGTGCCCCCCGCAATTCTACCACTGGAATCATGGAAGTCAAAAAGACTGCCCATTCAGGGGAGAATCCTCGGGCTACGAGTTCTTGAGGATTCATACCATCCCTCCTTTTTTTCGGATAATCCAGTCAATCAGAATGAGCATGAATATTAGAAGATAAAAGAATGGTTTATCAAAGGTAAAATTTATAATTTCGTATCTTGTTTCTCCAGCTGGAGGCTTAAATGTTTTCAACATTGAGATATCGTAATAGGCACCTTTGGTCATTTTGGCGATTTGCTCGAGCCGTGACACATTGAGCCACTCTTCGTATTCTTTCTCTTCTGCCGTGACCTCCAAATTTAATGGATTGCTATGCAGGGTATCATTCTGGAGCGTTCCCTTTACCCACAAGGTATAAGTACCGGCTTTTTCGGCCGAGAATTGAGTTTCGTAATATCCAGGTCGGGTTTCAATGAATGGGATTTTTTTATTCTGATATTCGAGATAGAATTCGCCCCCGGATCCCAAACGGAGATTTTGGTCGTAGGCTTTGAGATAGAGTTTAACGATCTCTCCGGGATGGTATTTACTCTTCGGGATTTTTACCCAGAGCCGTGTGCTTCCACCATAAGGCGAGAGAAACCGTATGATATCATTTATCAATTTTTTAAGGATATCTTGATTATTTAAATTACTCTGGATGAACTGCCACACACCAAGATCCGAAATGTTGATCTGGAATACAACGCCCGAGACTAATTTTCGATAACCCAATACCGGAAAAGAACCTGCTTGGGCGATCAAGACGGCATTCTGATTCACTCCTAATACCTGATTAATCCGGGAAACGGCCGGATATTCGATGCCAGGCGCAAGGATTGAAAAAGGAATGATAATTTTAACCGGTAAATCCTGCAGGTACTGGCTGCCGGAGACTTTAAAAGGGAGTATCTCATTGAGGGCAGCGCTCATTCCATAGATATTGCCACAGACCAATAGCCCTTTTTTCGGAGCTAAAAAATCCCGGAACTTTTTATCATAAGTAATGGCGTCAATGTTATCCAGAATAAGGATATCAAAGGCTGATAATACTATACGATTTTCATTCACCCATTTCCCAATGCCCTCATAACGACCCGGCGCAATCTGGATGACCGAGGCGAGTTCGATGTCCGGATTTTCTTTAAGTGCGCGGCTGATGAAGAATGTATTAAATGAAGGATGGTCAGTGTAGTATAAAACCGATGCCTTTTTTTCAAATACCGTTATCAGAAATTCTTGTTCATTATCCAGATAATTTGATTCTGAGACCTGGGGTTCCAGTTTTATTTTAAAGCGTTGGGTGCCGGTGCGGGTCGGGACGAGATCAAAGACTACTGATTGGCGGGCATATTGCTCGGAAAGTTTACATTCCTTTTTCAGGGTAGACTTCTCTGTTATTAAGTTTATCTTACCAATTTTATTGCCCAAACCCGTTGCTTCAATAACAACTTCAACTTTAATTGTATCATTGAGAAAAGCATAATCCGGGTAGAATATTTCGGCAATTGCCTGATTGCTTTTTATCTGCTCGCCCACCCCAAAACAATAGATCGGAATTTTGAAGTCTTTGATTATTTCCTCGGGCGGAGGTCCAAGGTTATGGTTGCCATCGGATATCAGAATTATTGCCGATGGTACAAGTTTTGCCGCAAAAGTCAGGGCTTGGGTGATATTGGTGAATCGTGGATTTACCCCGGTCGTATCCGCATATACTGAATCGCTGAAAAAAAATTTTTGAAACGGAAAATTTAGCGAGTCGAGTATACCAAAAATTGAATGGAGAAGGGGCAAGACGCTTGGTGAAAAATCCACCAGCATTATTGGTGGAGAAGAATTTATCTCTCTTTGATACTGAAAACTAAAATTACTGATGAGTAAATATAAAATGCATAACGCACCGAGCCGGAGTAACAGCTGTCCCACTTTTTTACGGTAGAGCAGAATACAACAAATGCCGGCAATGATACTAATAAATAAGGGAATCAATGTTAACAACTCCAGGCAACAGTTTGATTAAATTTTCTTTTACTACCGATACCGAATCGGCGCCGTAACAATTAGCACCCAAGATTTGGAGGTAATAATTACTGCTGTCGCGCACTTCAAACAAAAATTCCCCCTTTTCAACTGTGCTTATTCCCAACGGCCTGGTCCGCGTAAGAATGCCAATCCCATTGATCAGCGGTGTATCATTTACTACTGCTTTTCCCCTTATGAATAAAGGTTTGTATAATGAATCCGGAGTGATGGTGGTGATAAATGGTGGTGCAGCATTTCCTGCTAAATCCTTAATCTCCTGGATGAATAGATAGTAAGTTGTATCATAATTGAATGAATCACTCCCAGGGTCAAGCAATAGGGTTTTTAGATTTCGCCAGATAGGGGGGATTTTTTTTGCAGGGACGATATAAAATTTCAGAGAACTTGTATCCATTGGTTCGGAATATTCCACGACAAATTTTTTTGATTTGGGTCCTTTTGAGTAAGAGACCGGAAGGGGAGGAATGGTGTCTTTCTTTGTTGAAGAGATGAATTTTGTTTTAAAAAAACCACTCCGTCCACTCCGGTCATAAACCCGCCCCTGCAGATTATACTCTCCCGGTCGCATTGTTGGGGTGAAAATAAAAATCTGATCCGGAGTATTTCCATGGGTTACATATATAATCTCTAAGGTCTCTTTTTCCGTGTAAATCAAAAAGTTTTCCGGGTTCATGCTTAGAGAATCTATCTCCTCGGAAAAATTGAGAATGATTTGATGGCTATAAAATGGGATCACCCGGGTAAGCTTTGGATCGACCCGGTCGATGCGTAAAGGTGGGGCTTTATGGGCACAGAATAAAGAGATAATAATGAACAGTAGATAAAAACAGTGCCGTCTTACCATACTTTTTATTTTAATGTTTTTCGCTCAAAAGTCAATTCATTTTCAAAAGTTTCTTTAAGTGGGACTGAGCCTTCAGAGGTCCGTAAGGGATAATCAAACGGGAGAGCGTACGATATACCTCCTTGAGAGCCGGGTCTTTCTGTAAAATTTGGAGGTGTGCTTTGATGGTTTTGATATCACCCCGGGCAATGGGTCCACTCAATGCCTTGCGGAGTCCGTATTTTTTAATATTATCAATCGTTTGTTGCATGAGAGGAAGAATAATAGTATAGAAATCATTTTTCTGCCAATTGAGTTTTTTGGTCATCATCTTGATACCAGTTCCCAGCGCAACGAGTAAATTGCTGGCGAAGACACCGGTTAAATGATACAAACCCTTCTTCCCTTTTTTCATGGGACGGATGAAAAAATATTTACTGGGAAATATCATCCGGGCAATTTTTTGGCATCCTTTATCACCTTGGAGGAATAAAAAGTACTTTTTTTGGAGCGGGGGCAAGGTAATAACAGGAAAGGTAGCAAAAGGATGGGCTGAAGCCCGGACGACAAATTTATCCTTTGGGAAGATTTCAGCCGGTAGTAACCCGCTGCAGTGAAATAAATATTTTTTGTCTTTGATATATTTTCGGGCCTGCTTATACGCCTTCAAAATTTCGTCGTCAGGAGTGGCAAACAGCAACACTTCTGAATTTTTGATTAACTCTCCATAATCAGGATTATTTTTTATTTTCAGAAGGCGCAACGCCAGGTGCAATTTTTTTCTATCTCTGTCATAGATTCCAAAGAGGTGGTTTGCCTTTTTTAGAAAATATCCCAGGGTTATTCCAACCCGGCCGCAGCCGATGAGGGCTACTTTCATTATTTAGGCAAGATTGGGGAGTAAATCTTCGAGTACGGGATAAAGGGCGACAGAATCGCAGTGCAGCGCAGGGTCAATCTTATTTACCAGGTCTTTCAGAATCCGACTCGGTCCAATTTCCAAAAAATGTTCATAACCCTGTGCCCTTAAACTATTAATCGCCCCCACCCAATCTACTCTTGCAAGCATCTGTCTTTTTAAAGAATCTTTAATCTGCATGCCATCGGTAAGAATTTTTTGTTCCACCACCGAAAAGAACTTATATGTCGGGGTGCGAAATGGAATCGTATCTAAAAATTCGCTGAATTCTTCTGAAGCCTCTTTGAGATAAGGACTATGCCAGGCACCTCCGACATCCAAAGGAATCCCCCGGCCCCTATTCTTTGTAGCAAACTGGGCAATCATTTGAATCCCGGTCTTGGAACCAGAGATTACAATCTGGTTAGGGGCATTGATATTAGCGATTACCACCGGTTCTTTTATCTCTTCGCTCACTTGCCGGCATTTCTCTTCCAGGAGATTCTGGTCAATGTTGATGATTGCCATCATCCCACCGTGTTTTGCACCCTTTTCCATCACCTCACCGCGCTTCTGGATCATACGTATACCATCAGTAAAATCCGTAATACCACAGTAGACGATAGCGGTTGCTTCACCTAAACTATGGCCCAAGGAGACCTCGCCAGCAATCCCCATTTCCTTAAGAATTTCGGCGT from candidate division WOR-3 bacterium includes these protein-coding regions:
- a CDS encoding FlgD immunoglobulin-like domain containing protein encodes the protein MCLIILFILSEYQPQTLAVPPFEHTFGFYRASKYYLRLFIGPNFDYNDPQGITAVKLKELDDPRTKRDDDELTVFAVNSGSGQIVYNIGLKEVRVYGNEKIFSQPKGIVANEDGLIALADFGNRRVVKLQYTKGKLEIIGEIKLPGRPFGVSFDSKNNLYVTDYDNSKIYVYSPEDSLIKSFGKEGQAYGEIYHPMGIAVIDAAAPHNHYRDEFIVITDNDGKRVSRFATSGRFLNSVYSFEIGFAEANFLYCAIDYFGNIYITDEKNDQIHKFDHQLTYIISEGRTGTGQGEFHSPRGITINRRYGQVFITEKEGGQYLWIAIDAIFVGCFPKVFTQTQPGTTLALYVTDEARIDIDIYDQTGKKIGNLIDGLKKPPGEVLIVWDGRDQNGNVVPPGEYEFRITVRARHGHGTRIKKYLRGIVKCIAS
- a CDS encoding small multi-drug export protein, which translates into the protein MNPQELVARGFSPEWAVFLTSMIPVVELRGALPLAINLFKIPWPRAFLISFLGNILPVPFILYFLKPITNILSRLILFKRFFDWLFTRTRRKSAMIEKYEEVGLMLFVAIPLPGTGAWTGALLAYLLDLDYKKALFYIALGVFMAGIIVTSLCLMGWIGAIIAGCGILLFSLLRILK
- a CDS encoding Ig-like domain-containing protein, whose protein sequence is MVRRHCFYLLFIIISLFCAHKAPPLRIDRVDPKLTRVIPFYSHQIILNFSEEIDSLSMNPENFLIYTEKETLEIIYVTHGNTPDQIFIFTPTMRPGEYNLQGRVYDRSGRSGFFKTKFISSTKKDTIPPLPVSYSKGPKSKKFVVEYSEPMDTSSLKFYIVPAKKIPPIWRNLKTLLLDPGSDSFNYDTTYYLFIQEIKDLAGNAAPPFITTITPDSLYKPLFIRGKAVVNDTPLINGIGILTRTRPLGISTVEKGEFLFEVRDSSNYYLQILGANCYGADSVSVVKENLIKLLPGVVNIDSLIY
- a CDS encoding DUF2520 domain-containing protein, with translation MKVALIGCGRVGITLGYFLKKANHLFGIYDRDRKKLHLALRLLKIKNNPDYGELIKNSEVLLFATPDDEILKAYKQARKYIKDKKYLFHCSGLLPAEIFPKDKFVVRASAHPFATFPVITLPPLQKKYFLFLQGDKGCQKIARMIFPSKYFFIRPMKKGKKGLYHLTGVFASNLLVALGTGIKMMTKKLNWQKNDFYTIILPLMQQTIDNIKKYGLRKALSGPIARGDIKTIKAHLQILQKDPALKEVYRTLSRLIIPYGPLKAQSHLKKLLKMN
- a CDS encoding ACP S-malonyltransferase translates to MKKIVFLFDGQGAFKPGIGRELYSKYPKAKEIVDQGCEILGYDIKEYLWGEKASETSKMTSIAQPAISLVSLAYAEILKEMGIAGEVSLGHSLGEATAIVYCGITDFTDGIRMIQKRGEVMEKGAKHGGMMAIINIDQNLLEEKCRQVSEEIKEPVVIANINAPNQIVISGSKTGIQMIAQFATKNRGRGIPLDVGGAWHSPYLKEASEEFSEFLDTIPFRTPTYKFFSVVEQKILTDGMQIKDSLKRQMLARVDWVGAINSLRAQGYEHFLEIGPSRILKDLVNKIDPALHCDSVALYPVLEDLLPNLA